The DNA window TTGAAGTTCTGAAGTTGTTAAAAGATACATTTGAGTTTAGTAAATTGACTGCAACGTGCATTCCAAAAGTAAGCACGTGCTTTGTAACTTGTGAATGAAAGTTAAGCAACTTATGCTCACTGATCAATTTTATAGGTAAAATACTTACCAGCAGAATATCTTCAAGGAGTGAGTTGGCACCAGCACAAGCATATTTTAGCATTCATATCTGGGACGAATCAAGTTGTTGTCCGTGATTTTGAAAATGCAGGTCATTGAATCTGATTCACCATATGACTTGGTTAAAGTTTTGTAATCTTTTTACTTGTATATAGAAGTAGCGTTGTTGTATTTGTACTGTTCATTTCATCGTAAAATTTGTTGttcaatttctttcaaataatgCGAATGTATTTTATGTTCTGGACAGAAGGAAAAGACCCTTGCATTTTGACCCACGACTTGCAAAGAGATGTTAAAGTTCTTGAGTGGAGACCAAATGGCGGGAGGACTCTTTCGGTGGCATGCAAGTAAGTACCTTAGAGCTGCAAtcttatcatttaaaataaacactATATATCTTAGAACTTTAGAGGACAAAACTATTTCTCGCAAGAATGTTTACCATTAACTTGAGAGATTCTTGGACTGAATGTTCTTTCAGAGATGGAATTTGCATCTGGGCTGCTTCTTTCCCAGGAAATGCTGCTTCGGTGAGACCTGGTGCCGTGTCCTTCTTAGGATCATTCTCAAGAGGCTCTGGGGTTCGATATACCCTAGTTGATTTTCTTCGAACCCGTGATGAACAGATTAGTGCCCTGTCATGGAGTCCTGATGGAAGATatccaaataaattaaaaaaatttagtccTTTGCATGATAGTTGAATTGTTGGTTGGTGGCGGGTGTTTTCCCCTCTTCCTCTGCGGAAGAATCtctcaaataattttctttgattatacTTGCTGATGATATTTGACTTTTgctatatttttatgattctttttcatttatctccTCACTGAAGTATTTCAACCTGATACGAGAAATTTCCTTGACTCATTGGCACATATCTAGCATCTGCATCTTATGAGAGCTCTTCTTTTACCATTTGGGATGTCGCTCAAGGTATGTCAAAGGCTAATCTTCTTAATTATGTTTGATGACTGGACGCTATTTTTCAAGAAGAATAATGCTAGGGATTCATTTCCTCCTTCTATATCTCTGAATCTTTTCTATTCAAAGGggttaaaaaaacataatggTCCCAGGTAGCATATCTATGGAAAATGCTTCTTTAGTAATGTATCAACAGTACTTGAATTGcctgattattttattttgtttctcatctCATTTACcaattgattaatttatttgttttcattattttgaagTTCTCTCCTGCCTCCCTCCCTCCTATGTTTCTTTAAGAACTTCTTTGACTCTTGAATGGTTCCAGGGTTGGGAACACCCATTAGGCGTGGATTAGGGTGTGTATCAACAATCAAGTGGTCACCTTCTGGAGATTACTTTTTTGCTGCAAAATTGTAAGTACTATCCAACTGTCTTGTGCATTTTGTTACATAATAATCAGCCAGGACTGTTTTTTTCTGCATACATAAGACCATTCATTTTGCAGGGATGGAACATTTTATCTTTGGGAAACGAACACATGGACATCTGAACAGTGGTCGACAACAAGTGGTTTTGTCACggtacaaagaaaaaaaaattatgttttatttattttaacttgtCCAGGGATGTTTCCCCTTCTCTCTTTGTCTCTGTCATTTACTCTTGCTCGCCCCCTCTGTTTTGGTCTAGCGAAAAAATGCATGGTATCTacttaaaataatgtaatataGATGGGCAGATGGAGGAGAAACTTCCTATGTACTTCGGTTTCTCATAAGGAAAATAGACAAGGATGTAGAAGAAATGCAACTCATACTCCAATTAATCCATGTACGCATATAGTAGTTgaagcaaataataatattgaattcCATAGCTGGATAAGAATAAGGCTTTAACTATGCCAGATATGGCATCAGAAATCTCATtggttttttttctcctcttttccCCCTTGTATAGGAGATAATACGTCGTAGCTTGCCCCTTCTCTTAATCCTTCTTGTTATCAGTGTAAAGTAGTCAACAATTGTCCGGACATAGTATCTAGACATTGCatgaaaattattcttttatttagttCTCACTTTTGTCAGTCaagttaaaatttatagttgtTAGCAATCTTTTCTAGCCACCACTTTAATTAGTAAGAGTCTTTAActagttaaattttttactttgtaTCCACTAAACAATGTCATGATTTCAGGGAGCAATATGGGATCCTGATGGACGTATGATACTACTTGCTTTCTCTGAGTCTTCAGTATTGGGTTCAATTCATTTTGCATCTAAGCCTCCGTCATTAGGTATGTGAATCGTCTTTACAATTTCTGGGTCTACTAACAAGCTACTATAGAGTTTTCATCTGGGCCTCCGTCATGTTCTACAGTGGACTTGTGCACACTGTCTCGCATATTGCAACTGCCAGAATTGGGGTGTCTGGAAGTTTTTCTTATGAGATCTgtagaaataatatttagaCAGTGAGAGTTTGgtggaaagaaaaggaatgaaCGGAAGTTTTCTGGAAGTTTCATGGCAGTTTGCCGATAACAAACTAATGATTAGATCAAGTCTTAATGATTTGTGATAATATCATCACTTGAAactcttttctcatttttgaTTCAGGTGCATTATGCAAGGTATTGAGTAATGTTTATTTAACTTAACGTCTTCACCTAGTGTCTCTACAGggacaatatttttattgccTATGTTGCCTGGTTAATGTGATGAATCTAGTTTTACTTTCTATTAAACTGCAAAATGTTCGCTAGCCATTAATATGGATCTTCAGTTTTTACTCGTTTGTAGATCTGATGCATTCTCAATGATTTTTGTCTTCAGTTGCACATCTGCTAGCTGTTGACTTGCCTGAGATAACTACTTTGACGAACAGGTATATGTGTTTAGTTTGTTAGACCGCCCATGACCAATATTGTTAACCATAAAATTTTGACAGCTGTGCATTATCCTTTCAGTCAGGGTATTGAGAAGATAGCATGGGATGCTTCAGGAGAGCGACTGGCTGTCTCTTTCAAGGATGGAGATGAATTATATAATGGCCTGATCGCAGTATATGATATTAAAAGGACTCCCCTGATTTGTCCATCATTGATGTAAGTTATTGACATTGTACTCCGACTcaaataaattgtaaattcAACTGACCTGTCTATgtaattgtttaatttctgtCCAGTGGCTTTATTAGAGGACCTGGAGACAATCCAAAGCCAGCTGCATTTTCGTTCCATGGCAAGTTCAAGCAGGGACCTTTGCTTTCAGTGGTACGTTTCAAAAGAATCCCTTGGCTTTAATAAATGCTGGTATTGATATGATTGTGtaagatctcatattggtgggagaggggaacgaaacattccttataaggatgtagaaacctcttcctagcagacgcgttttaaaaccttgaggcccgaaaggacaatatctgctagcggtgggcttgggttattaccaatggtatcagagctagtcattGGACGGTGTggcagcgagaacgctgggcccaaggggggtggattgtgagatcccacattggttggagaggggaacaaagcattccttacaagggtatggaaacctctctctagcagacgcgttttaaaactttaaaggGAAGCCCGGACAATATCTCTTttgtaggcttgggctgttacatattGAAACATAGGAAACAATGTAAGAATACTGTTTTACTTTCATCTTTTTTCGCTTAAAAATTTGTTACGATGTTCAAGCTCGATTCCACTAATTGTGCAGTGTTGGAGCAGTGGATTTTGCTGTACCTATCCTCTCATATTCCGCTCTCACGTTGTTCCTTAGTGGTGGTTCTCTTGAGCCCTAGTCTTGGTAGGAGATACTGTATGGTGCTAAATTTCAAAGAGAAGAGGTTTTCTAATTCTTCTGTACAGTCTGTTGCTGCAAATCCTACGGTACCATCTTCAACTCTTGCTCTTGCTGTTGTTATtatcaaaaaggaaaaaaaaaagaaagaaagaaaagctaTCTGATAGGTTTGTTTGCATCAGAGTTTTGATGTCGGTGGATGTtctgaagagggtggattatggAAATTATGTTGTTTCTATTGTTTCTCTTGAGCCAAATACCCCACAAAGTCCATTGTTTTTCTGCTTTTGGTCCTCATACTTTTAGTTCTATCATAGTTAGCTAAGTTAGCTTAAACCTACCATTTTCATGTTGGGATCTTATAGGTGAGATTATGAATCTCAGCGAAATGGAAGGAAACTTGGCCAAAATTGATATAGAAATTACAGGAAAGATTTGTTTGTAGGTCGGTGGATTTACATTTTACTAGAGCATAGCATCCAGCCAAGATGGTCCTCACCATGAAAGACCCTCTCCCATGCATGACTTTGTCCAACccttcatttattactatGGCCTTCTTGTTCTACACTACCTTGAACACAACTGGATTACCTTAAATTTCTCCAacatttttctctccttttgttCTATAAATGGCTTCCTTTTCACAAAAAGGAACATAGATCTACCCCACCCGAAAGTTTAAATCGAAGTTTTAAGATCTGGTTGGATAACCATTCGGGTTTTGAAAActttgcttgtttttttttacaagttttttaattcttggtgaaattttagaaacaaaaactactttatatattttttattattagatCGCAAATCTAAAGTTCTAGAGGTGGAAGTGGTTCTAACTCTATAATGTTTAGAGAATCtaatttattatgaatataGAATGTTTGAGAAGTTTTTCAAACCACAATGCATGGTCTTAATTGGAGTAACTTAGTGTTTGGTAGCTTAATTATGGCAAGATGAAGATAACACTCAATAAAGCTAATTAATGTGTGTGATAAATTGGATGTTAAGTAAGAACTAAACTAAATGGATAGTATATGCTTAGTTCGTTCCGATAAAATCTTCATGGTTGATCTTCAGCATCATCATTCATACCTAAATGTCTTATTAATTCGTGATTGATTAACTGCTCTTCAAGATCACAAAACAAATAGAGAGAGTTTATAATACTCATCTATAAATACGGTCTTTTTGACCATTGAGTGCAGCTCATCAAATAAGACACTAATTATTATCGCTTGGATCTCCTAGTTGGTACtctttgaactaaaaaatctATGATACTTTTGGACTTGCTGGATCGTatctttctcaaatttttaccCTACGattaaattttagagttagattctttttaatattttattataaaaattgtacCCGATAATGTACCTACCactatacatatatatatattgacataaatgaaaatgaacttTCAACCTCTACAAGCATAgccttt is part of the Cucurbita pepo subsp. pepo cultivar mu-cu-16 chromosome LG03, ASM280686v2, whole genome shotgun sequence genome and encodes:
- the LOC111790587 gene encoding aladin isoform X1 — translated: MPSFPPPGSVTICEINRDLITADRISDDLANDTYGKVLGMVFSPVPFQSDFLESPIPEPNNEARNDEANGESIQRKSVIASLQGFLEGSIKRFLRPNDVKYLPAEYLQGVSWHQHKHILAFISGTNQVVVRDFENAEGKDPCILTHDLQRDVKVLEWRPNGGRTLSVACKDGICIWAASFPGNAASVRPGAVSFLGSFSRGSGVRYTLVDFLRTRDEQISALSWSPDGRYLASASYESSSFTIWDVAQGLGTPIRRGLGCVSTIKWSPSGDYFFAAKLDGTFYLWETNTWTSEQWSTTSGFVTGAIWDPDGRMILLAFSESSVLGSIHFASKPPSLVAHLLAVDLPEITTLTNSQGIEKIAWDASGERLAVSFKDGDELYNGLIAVYDIKRTPLICPSLIGFIRGPGDNPKPAAFSFHGKFKQGPLLSVCWSSGFCCTYPLIFRSHVVP
- the LOC111790587 gene encoding aladin isoform X2, with the translated sequence MPSFPPPGSVTICEINRDLITADRISDDLANDTYGKVLGMVFSPVPFQSDFLESPIPEPNNEARNDEANGESIQRKSVIASLQGFLEGSIKRFLRPNDVKYLPAEYLQGVSWHQHKHILAFISGTNQVVVRDFENAGKDPCILTHDLQRDVKVLEWRPNGGRTLSVACKDGICIWAASFPGNAASVRPGAVSFLGSFSRGSGVRYTLVDFLRTRDEQISALSWSPDGRYLASASYESSSFTIWDVAQGLGTPIRRGLGCVSTIKWSPSGDYFFAAKLDGTFYLWETNTWTSEQWSTTSGFVTGAIWDPDGRMILLAFSESSVLGSIHFASKPPSLVAHLLAVDLPEITTLTNSQGIEKIAWDASGERLAVSFKDGDELYNGLIAVYDIKRTPLICPSLIGFIRGPGDNPKPAAFSFHGKFKQGPLLSVCWSSGFCCTYPLIFRSHVVP